From the Micromonospora lupini genome, one window contains:
- a CDS encoding NAD(P)H-binding protein, which yields MAATVALVGASGGVGRHALAHLLAWGVDDVRAGARDPARLGPDHPRVQARAVDVTDPASLDAFCAGCHTVVNCAGPAASIGDTVARAAARSGAGYVDAAGDDPLHAVVSALPGAADRVAVLSAGLMPGLSGLLPAHLAAQTPGARRMTGYVGGRDGFTPGAALDFLAVGTAEYGEPSAAWRDGARRSRALAARAEAPVPFFDEPVLLQPYLSTETERLARRLGLTDVDWWSAFAGSRLPAALAAGARRAGDGATAAQLADAAAQVCRAAELDTFGRPRYQLLVVELTGPAGARVLVCRGTGANALTGAAVALGALAVAAGDVPPGVHHLADAVDPGWAVDLLRTSPAVTSLRVEDGPLGSYDLIEEGVA from the coding sequence ATGGCAGCGACTGTCGCCCTGGTCGGCGCCAGCGGCGGGGTGGGCCGGCACGCCCTGGCGCACCTGCTGGCCTGGGGCGTGGACGACGTACGCGCCGGCGCCCGTGACCCGGCCCGACTCGGGCCGGACCACCCGCGGGTCCAGGCGCGCGCCGTGGACGTCACCGACCCGGCGAGCCTGGACGCGTTCTGCGCCGGCTGCCACACAGTCGTCAACTGCGCCGGGCCGGCGGCCTCGATCGGCGACACGGTGGCCCGCGCGGCCGCCCGCAGCGGCGCCGGCTACGTCGACGCGGCCGGCGACGACCCGCTGCACGCGGTGGTGTCCGCCCTGCCCGGGGCCGCCGACCGGGTCGCGGTGCTCTCCGCCGGGCTGATGCCCGGCCTGTCCGGGCTGCTCCCCGCCCACCTCGCGGCGCAGACGCCGGGGGCTCGGCGGATGACCGGGTACGTCGGCGGTCGCGACGGGTTCACGCCCGGCGCCGCCCTGGACTTCCTCGCCGTCGGCACCGCCGAGTACGGCGAGCCGTCGGCCGCGTGGCGTGACGGCGCGCGACGCAGCCGCGCCCTCGCGGCCAGGGCGGAGGCGCCGGTGCCGTTCTTCGACGAGCCGGTGCTGTTGCAGCCGTACCTCAGCACCGAGACCGAGCGACTCGCCCGCCGGCTGGGCCTGACCGACGTCGACTGGTGGTCGGCGTTCGCCGGCAGCCGGTTGCCGGCGGCGCTCGCCGCGGGGGCCCGCCGAGCGGGCGACGGCGCGACGGCGGCGCAACTCGCCGACGCGGCCGCGCAGGTGTGCCGGGCGGCCGAGCTGGACACCTTCGGGCGGCCCCGCTACCAGCTGCTGGTCGTCGAGCTGACCGGCCCGGCGGGCGCCCGTGTGCTGGTCTGTCGGGGGACCGGCGCGAACGCGCTCACCGGCGCGGCGGTAGCCCTCGGCGCCCTCGCGGTCGCCGCCGGCGACGTGCCACCCGGTGTGCACCACCTGGCCGACGCGGTGGATCCCGGGTGGGCGGTGGACCTGCTGCGCACCAGCCCGGCGGTCACGTCACTGCGCGTCGAGGACGGCCCGTTGGGGTCGTACGACCTGATCGAGGAGGGGGTGGCGTGA
- a CDS encoding Gfo/Idh/MocA family oxidoreductase, with translation MKPRVLVAGTKFGQVYLQAFRQPDFPFELAGILAGGSARSAACARHYGVPLWTDVAEVPEDVTLACVVIRGGLLGGQGGEVARALMQRGLHVLQEHPLHHDELVECLRTAGRAGVVYHLNSFYVHTAPVRRFLAAARALLARQPARYVDAACGFQVAYALLDILGQALGGVRPWGLAPAVELPEQVRRLSRVDVPFRSLDGVLAGVPLTLRVQNQMDPADPDNYAHLLHRVTIGTEAGNLTLVSTHGPTVWSPRPDFPQQVQDRGVGRPHFAGGESDDADHLDVPSAQPLADTVAPSYRKVFDEVWPAGVGYALGNLHAAALGGRKLARHGQYHLSLCQLWQDVTARLGPPELVHSVPPRMFGASDVADLADAAARAVDPPAGPSPAGSSQVGSSQVGSSPAAEQQAAEQPAAEQPAGDPPGGVRPQRIGARS, from the coding sequence GTGAAACCGAGAGTGCTTGTCGCCGGCACCAAGTTCGGCCAGGTGTACCTGCAGGCGTTCCGGCAGCCGGACTTCCCGTTCGAGCTGGCCGGGATCCTCGCCGGGGGCAGCGCCCGGTCCGCGGCCTGCGCCCGGCACTACGGGGTGCCGCTGTGGACCGACGTCGCCGAGGTGCCCGAGGACGTGACGCTCGCCTGCGTGGTCATCCGTGGTGGCCTGCTGGGCGGGCAGGGCGGCGAGGTGGCCCGGGCGCTGATGCAGCGCGGCCTGCACGTGTTGCAGGAGCATCCGCTGCACCACGACGAACTGGTCGAGTGCCTGCGCACCGCCGGCCGGGCCGGGGTCGTCTACCACCTGAACTCGTTCTACGTGCACACCGCCCCGGTACGCCGGTTCCTCGCCGCCGCCCGGGCGCTGCTGGCTCGACAGCCGGCCCGCTACGTCGACGCGGCCTGCGGGTTCCAGGTCGCGTACGCGCTGCTGGACATCCTCGGCCAGGCCCTCGGCGGCGTCCGACCGTGGGGTCTGGCCCCGGCGGTCGAGCTTCCCGAACAGGTACGCCGGCTGTCCCGGGTGGACGTGCCGTTCCGCAGCCTCGACGGGGTGCTCGCCGGTGTGCCGTTGACGCTGCGGGTGCAGAACCAGATGGACCCGGCGGACCCGGACAACTACGCGCACCTGCTGCACCGGGTGACAATCGGCACCGAGGCCGGCAACCTGACCCTGGTCAGCACGCACGGGCCCACGGTGTGGAGCCCTCGGCCGGACTTCCCGCAGCAGGTGCAGGACCGGGGGGTGGGCCGACCGCACTTCGCCGGCGGCGAGAGCGACGACGCGGACCACCTGGACGTGCCGAGCGCGCAGCCGCTGGCCGACACGGTCGCGCCCAGCTACCGCAAGGTGTTCGACGAGGTCTGGCCGGCCGGTGTCGGGTATGCGCTGGGCAATCTGCACGCCGCGGCGCTGGGTGGGCGGAAGCTGGCCCGCCACGGCCAGTACCACCTGAGCCTGTGCCAACTGTGGCAGGACGTCACCGCCCGGCTCGGGCCACCCGAGCTGGTGCACTCCGTACCGCCGCGGATGTTCGGGGCGTCCGACGTGGCCGACCTGGCCGACGCGGCGGCGAGGGCTGTCGATCCGCCGGCCGGCCCGTCGCCGGCGGGGTCGTCGCAGGTCGGCTCGTCGCAGGTCGGCTCGTCGCCGGCCGCCGAACAGCAGGCCGCCGAACAGCCGGCCGCCGAACAGCCGGCCGGCGATCCGCCGGGCGGCGTGCGGCCGCAGCGGATCGGAGCGCGCTCGTGA
- a CDS encoding thioesterase II family protein: MNPLARTWLRCFRPLRWPALRLVCFPHAGGNAAFYRTWSAQVPDDVEVHGVQYPGRMDRSAEPFAADLPSLAEGVAQAVRALPADAPVVLFGHSLGASVAYETARLLDGPGSVLRALVVSGRPGPGRLRATSVHLADDDTLWAETGRLGGTGREALDHEGVRAIALPVLRADYRIAETYRPGPPVPLRAPVLACVGADDPEVTADEAGDWALRTRGGFTVHTFPGGHFYLLARRNQLIDTILRTTHRSPVPTWSAAGP, encoded by the coding sequence GTGAACCCCCTCGCGCGGACATGGCTGCGCTGCTTCCGGCCGCTGCGCTGGCCCGCGCTGCGGCTCGTCTGCTTCCCGCACGCCGGAGGCAACGCCGCGTTCTACCGGACCTGGTCGGCGCAGGTGCCCGACGACGTCGAGGTGCACGGCGTGCAGTATCCGGGCCGGATGGACCGGTCGGCGGAGCCGTTCGCGGCCGACCTGCCGAGCCTCGCCGAGGGCGTCGCGCAGGCGGTGCGGGCGCTGCCTGCCGACGCGCCCGTCGTCCTGTTCGGGCACAGCCTCGGCGCGTCGGTGGCGTACGAAACGGCACGCCTGTTGGACGGGCCGGGCAGCGTGCTGCGGGCGCTCGTCGTCTCCGGTCGCCCCGGGCCGGGCCGGCTGCGCGCCACAAGCGTGCACCTGGCCGACGACGACACGCTGTGGGCGGAGACCGGACGCCTCGGCGGCACCGGCCGCGAGGCCCTCGACCACGAGGGGGTACGCGCCATCGCCCTGCCGGTGCTGCGCGCCGACTACCGGATCGCCGAGACGTACCGCCCGGGGCCACCCGTGCCGCTGCGCGCGCCGGTGCTGGCCTGCGTCGGCGCGGACGACCCCGAGGTCACCGCCGACGAGGCCGGCGACTGGGCGCTGCGCACACGCGGCGGATTCACGGTGCACACCTTCCCCGGCGGGCACTTCTACCTGCTGGCACGCCGCAACCAGCTCATCGACACCATCCTGCGGACCACGCACCGCAGCCCGGTGCCCACCTGGTCGGCGGCCGGCCCGTGA
- a CDS encoding non-ribosomal peptide synthetase, which yields MNGQDLIAELAQVGVHLWEEDGQLRFRAPTGVLTDKRRAALRQHKEQVLAVLRDAAAPTAVAHPEQRYEPFPLTDVQSAYLLGRGDSFAYGGVGCHGYGELTFPELDVDRLERAWHQIVARHDMLRAVVNRDGSQQVRPDVPAYRVEVRDADAAGFADAVAATREELDHRRYDPQQWPLFALRVTRGPHQCVLHFSIDFLICDFVSINILLDELGRRYAGDPPRDELTLTFRDHLLATEPLRGGPRHDADRDWWLARLDDLPPAPELPLRGDATAAPPRFRRLDLRLDPTEWAGLRQRAGQHGISPSGAVLAAYVEVIAAWSVHPRFTVDVTLLNRTPTHPQVDRIVGDFTSVSLLAVEQSPDAPVQERAKRIQAQLWSDLDHRRFSGVDVVRELARRRGADAALMPIVFTSAIGLGGDTGVEGFGELGYGISQTPQVWIDCQNIERSGGLATNWDVREGVLPDGVIDEMFAAYATLLRRLAGTDEAWEELAPVTLPEASARRRAEVNDTAAPLPDGLLHEGVLAQALRTPDRVAVVADDGTLTYRQLTGRATAVAARLAEAGCRPGDLVAVVAEKGWRQVVAVFGVLLAGGAYVPVDTNQPPVRRDLILDGAGIRHVLTEADRVAGDWPERVTPIAVDDCDGPAPTALPTRAVSPDDRAYVIHTSGSTGTPKGVVITHRAALNTVADINARFDVTPDDRVLGLASLGFDLSVYDLFGPPAVGAALVLPAPQRRGDPTHWAELVADNEVTLWNSVPAQVQMLADYLAAAPMVRIPSLRLALLSGDWIPVTLPDQIRDLVPGLAVVSLGGATEAAIWSIIHPIGPVDPSWRSIPYGVPLTNQSWHVRDAALRPRPDWVAGELYIGGAGLALGYLGDEARTAERFVTDPSTGERLYRTGDLGRYRPDGTIEFLGREDFQVKIRGHRIELAEVESALLAHPAVGGATAVVDGDRPLERRLAAVVQPAAVEPGPGQPVDPAGPTAAGAALVAGTDLGAYEAYLHELDSLGLAAMLDTLRAAGLALDDRPHSLAEVYAATRVAPRHRRLLRRWLRALTDSGVLRHDDDGYRLAGAPPPAARAWDAVAERAAAVGESPELVRYFQASATALPALLRGDEDPLALLFPGGELAVSDNLYADALFNRWANAVAAATVRSLAERLDGPVRIVEVGAGSGGTTAAVLDALDGLDVDYLYTDLSAFFLGAGRQRFADRPGLRFAQLDLDADLAGQGMAPNSADIVIAGDVLHATRDVPATLARLRGLLAPGGHLVLLEMTREHYQIMTSLELLVRLDDDLGDFADLRQGTDRTFLTADEWRGLLGAAGASPVLDLPPAADPMAGLGMRIIAARVKADRRRVVPDEVRAHLADRLPDYMIPGVLQVVDDLPRTANGKLDRAAVRRLVAATTAGPEASATAPLTELEEQIAAVWADVLRVERVGRDADFFALGGDSLLAAKLAGQLAERVPAAADVFFDELLRRILEHPTVADLADHLAAVGSVRPDEEPAVSDTGEVVALAGEGPPRYVLVHDGSGSLDGYAGLAERLAATGAVCGIVDGGLHRYAGLDPAPLVQRLAADYTAALAAHVSAGELVLVGRGAAGVLALELARQLTESGVDVANLVIADPVDGDGYGSSPYAGDVTLLCPDEPDPTSVDWWRDVCLGELTVRRVPDDPGEWAGPVAEDR from the coding sequence ATGAACGGGCAGGACCTCATCGCCGAGCTGGCGCAGGTAGGCGTCCACCTCTGGGAGGAGGACGGCCAGCTCCGCTTCCGGGCGCCCACAGGCGTTCTCACCGACAAGCGCCGCGCCGCCCTACGCCAGCACAAGGAGCAGGTGCTTGCCGTGCTGCGCGACGCCGCCGCGCCCACCGCGGTGGCGCACCCCGAGCAGCGGTACGAGCCGTTCCCGCTCACCGACGTGCAGAGCGCGTACCTGCTCGGGCGTGGCGACAGCTTCGCCTACGGCGGGGTCGGCTGCCACGGCTACGGCGAGCTGACCTTTCCCGAGCTGGACGTGGACCGGCTGGAACGCGCCTGGCACCAGATCGTCGCCCGGCACGACATGCTGCGGGCCGTCGTCAACCGCGACGGCTCCCAGCAGGTACGACCCGACGTGCCGGCGTACCGCGTCGAGGTGCGCGACGCCGACGCGGCCGGCTTCGCCGACGCGGTGGCCGCCACCCGGGAGGAGCTGGACCACCGTCGCTACGACCCGCAGCAGTGGCCGCTGTTCGCGCTGCGGGTCACCCGTGGCCCGCACCAGTGCGTCCTGCACTTCTCGATCGACTTCCTGATCTGCGACTTCGTCAGCATCAACATCCTGCTCGACGAGCTGGGCCGCCGCTACGCAGGCGACCCGCCCCGCGACGAGCTGACGCTGACGTTCCGTGACCACCTGCTGGCCACCGAACCGCTGCGCGGCGGACCCCGCCACGACGCCGACCGGGACTGGTGGCTGGCCCGGCTCGACGACCTGCCCCCGGCGCCTGAGCTGCCCCTGCGCGGTGACGCCACGGCCGCGCCGCCCCGCTTCCGCCGCCTCGACCTGCGGCTCGACCCGACCGAGTGGGCCGGGTTGCGCCAACGCGCCGGGCAGCACGGCATCAGCCCGTCGGGGGCGGTGCTCGCCGCGTACGTCGAGGTGATCGCCGCGTGGAGCGTGCACCCGCGCTTCACAGTCGACGTCACGCTGCTCAACCGGACGCCTACGCACCCGCAGGTGGACCGGATCGTCGGCGACTTCACCTCGGTCAGCCTGCTCGCCGTGGAGCAGAGCCCGGACGCGCCGGTGCAGGAGCGGGCCAAGCGCATCCAGGCGCAGCTCTGGTCCGACCTGGACCACCGCCGGTTCTCCGGCGTCGACGTCGTCCGCGAGCTGGCCCGTCGTCGGGGCGCCGACGCCGCGCTGATGCCCATCGTCTTCACAAGCGCCATCGGGCTGGGCGGCGACACAGGCGTGGAGGGCTTCGGTGAGCTGGGCTACGGCATCAGCCAGACCCCGCAGGTGTGGATCGACTGTCAGAACATCGAGCGCTCCGGTGGGCTGGCCACCAACTGGGACGTCCGCGAGGGCGTCCTCCCCGACGGTGTCATCGACGAGATGTTCGCCGCGTACGCCACGCTGCTGCGCCGGCTGGCGGGCACCGACGAGGCGTGGGAGGAACTGGCCCCGGTGACGTTGCCGGAGGCGAGCGCCCGCCGCCGCGCCGAGGTCAACGACACCGCCGCGCCGCTGCCCGACGGGCTGCTGCACGAGGGGGTGCTCGCCCAGGCGCTGCGGACCCCGGACCGGGTGGCAGTGGTCGCCGACGACGGCACCCTCACCTACCGGCAGCTCACCGGCCGTGCCACGGCGGTGGCCGCGCGACTCGCCGAGGCCGGCTGCCGGCCCGGGGACCTGGTCGCGGTGGTCGCCGAGAAGGGCTGGCGGCAGGTGGTCGCGGTGTTCGGTGTCCTGCTGGCCGGTGGGGCGTACGTGCCTGTCGACACCAACCAGCCGCCCGTTCGCCGTGACCTGATCCTCGACGGCGCGGGGATCCGGCACGTCCTCACCGAGGCCGACCGGGTGGCCGGCGACTGGCCGGAGCGGGTGACGCCGATCGCGGTGGACGACTGCGACGGACCGGCGCCGACGGCCCTGCCGACCCGGGCGGTCAGCCCGGACGACCGCGCGTACGTCATCCACACCTCCGGGTCGACGGGCACCCCGAAGGGGGTGGTGATCACCCACCGGGCGGCCCTGAACACCGTGGCGGACATCAACGCACGGTTCGACGTGACGCCCGACGACCGCGTCCTCGGCCTGGCCAGTCTGGGCTTCGACCTGTCCGTCTACGACCTGTTCGGCCCGCCGGCGGTCGGCGCGGCGCTGGTGCTGCCCGCGCCGCAGCGGCGTGGCGACCCCACCCACTGGGCGGAGCTGGTCGCCGACAACGAGGTGACCCTCTGGAACTCGGTGCCGGCGCAGGTGCAGATGCTCGCCGACTACCTCGCGGCCGCGCCGATGGTCCGGATCCCCTCGCTGCGGCTGGCCCTGCTCAGCGGCGACTGGATCCCGGTCACCCTGCCGGACCAGATCCGCGATCTCGTCCCCGGTCTGGCCGTGGTCAGCCTCGGCGGCGCGACCGAGGCCGCCATCTGGTCGATCATCCACCCGATCGGGCCTGTCGATCCGTCCTGGCGCAGCATCCCGTACGGGGTGCCGCTGACCAACCAGAGCTGGCACGTCCGCGACGCGGCGCTGCGGCCCCGCCCGGACTGGGTCGCCGGGGAGCTGTACATCGGCGGCGCCGGACTGGCGCTCGGCTACCTCGGCGACGAGGCCCGCACCGCCGAGCGGTTCGTCACCGACCCGTCCACCGGTGAGCGGTTGTACCGCACCGGTGACCTGGGCCGCTACCGGCCCGACGGCACCATCGAGTTCCTCGGCCGGGAGGACTTCCAGGTCAAGATCCGCGGCCATCGGATCGAGCTGGCCGAGGTCGAGTCGGCGCTGCTGGCGCACCCGGCGGTGGGCGGGGCGACAGCGGTGGTCGACGGGGACCGTCCACTGGAGAGGCGGCTGGCCGCCGTCGTGCAGCCCGCCGCGGTCGAGCCCGGCCCCGGGCAGCCGGTCGACCCGGCCGGACCCACAGCGGCCGGGGCCGCGCTGGTGGCCGGCACCGATCTGGGCGCGTACGAGGCGTACCTGCACGAGCTGGACTCTCTCGGTCTCGCCGCCATGCTGGACACCCTGCGCGCCGCGGGCCTCGCGCTCGACGACCGCCCGCACAGCCTCGCCGAGGTGTACGCCGCCACCCGCGTCGCGCCCCGGCACCGCCGGCTGCTGCGCCGCTGGCTGCGGGCGCTCACCGACAGCGGGGTGCTGCGCCACGACGACGACGGCTACCGGCTGGCCGGTGCGCCACCACCTGCCGCGCGGGCCTGGGACGCGGTGGCCGAGCGGGCGGCCGCGGTCGGCGAGTCCCCCGAGCTGGTCCGCTACTTCCAGGCCAGCGCCACCGCGCTGCCGGCGCTGCTGCGCGGCGACGAGGACCCCCTCGCGCTGCTGTTCCCCGGCGGTGAGCTGGCCGTGTCGGACAACCTTTACGCCGACGCCCTGTTCAACAGGTGGGCCAACGCGGTCGCGGCGGCGACCGTCAGGTCGCTGGCCGAGCGGCTCGACGGGCCGGTGCGCATCGTCGAGGTCGGCGCCGGGTCCGGCGGTACGACAGCGGCGGTGCTCGACGCGCTTGACGGCCTCGACGTCGACTACCTCTACACCGACCTGTCCGCGTTCTTCCTCGGCGCCGGCCGGCAGCGCTTCGCCGACCGGCCGGGGCTGCGTTTCGCGCAGCTCGACCTCGACGCCGACCTGGCCGGGCAGGGCATGGCCCCGAACAGCGCCGACATCGTGATCGCCGGCGACGTCCTGCACGCCACCCGGGACGTGCCGGCCACGCTGGCCCGGCTGCGCGGCCTGCTCGCCCCCGGTGGGCACCTGGTGCTGCTGGAGATGACCCGGGAGCACTACCAGATCATGACGTCGCTTGAGCTGTTGGTGCGGCTAGACGACGACCTCGGTGACTTCGCCGACCTGCGCCAGGGCACCGACCGTACGTTCCTCACCGCTGACGAGTGGCGGGGCCTGCTCGGTGCCGCCGGTGCGTCGCCCGTGCTCGACCTGCCGCCTGCCGCCGACCCGATGGCCGGGCTCGGCATGCGGATCATCGCCGCGCGGGTGAAGGCCGACCGGCGGCGGGTGGTGCCCGACGAGGTGCGGGCGCACCTGGCCGACCGGCTGCCCGACTACATGATCCCGGGCGTGTTGCAGGTCGTCGACGACCTGCCCCGCACGGCCAACGGCAAACTGGACCGGGCGGCCGTACGCCGGCTGGTGGCGGCCACGACCGCCGGTCCCGAGGCGAGCGCCACGGCCCCGCTCACCGAGCTTGAGGAGCAGATCGCTGCCGTCTGGGCCGACGTGCTGCGGGTGGAGCGGGTCGGTCGGGACGCGGACTTCTTCGCCCTCGGCGGTGACTCGCTGCTCGCCGCGAAACTCGCCGGCCAACTCGCCGAGCGGGTGCCGGCCGCCGCCGACGTCTTCTTCGACGAGCTGCTGCGCCGGATCCTGGAGCACCCGACGGTCGCGGACCTGGCCGATCACCTGGCCGCCGTGGGCAGCGTCCGACCCGACGAGGAGCCGGCCGTCAGCGACACCGGCGAGGTGGTGGCGCTGGCCGGTGAGGGCCCGCCCCGCTACGTGCTTGTGCACGACGGCAGCGGCAGCCTCGACGGGTACGCCGGGCTGGCCGAGCGGCTGGCCGCCACCGGGGCGGTGTGCGGGATCGTGGACGGTGGGCTGCACCGCTACGCGGGTCTCGACCCGGCGCCGCTTGTGCAACGCCTCGCCGCCGACTACACGGCCGCGCTTGCCGCGCACGTGTCGGCGGGGGAGTTGGTGCTTGTGGGCCGGGGCGCGGCCGGCGTGCTGGCGTTGGAGCTGGCCCGGCAGCTCACCGAGTCCGGGGTGGACGTCGCCAACCTGGTGATCGCCGACCCGGTCGACGGCGACGGCTACGGCAGTTCCCCGTACGCGGGCGACGTCACGCTGCTGTGCCCGGACGAGCCGGACCCGACGAGCGTCGACTGGTGGCGTGACGTGTGCCTGGGCGAGCTGACCGTGCGACGGGTGCCCGACGATCCGGGCGAGTGGGCCGGCCCGGTCGCCGAGGACCGTTGA